Proteins from a single region of Catenulispora acidiphila DSM 44928:
- a CDS encoding serine/threonine-protein kinase, which translates to MGSGSSAVVWEAQDSSLDRFVAVKLLHGGAAANPAGREQLRREALALARLSHPRVTTVFDYIEWQDGAGDFQPVLVTELLAGLNLEDRLEQGPLLENDARLACAQLASALEAVHQVGIIHRDLKPGNVMLMSDGVKLLDFGIAQASSDTDARTGLVVGTPACMAPEQLTGRGALPASDVYALGCILYWCVTGRAPFEGATVDDVVKAHLHKLPPPLPTAGLPPQIAGIYRQCMAKDPAERPAAATVAAVLELRGAPADLPGVARPPANRTVVMQPYEAASPPSYLAAQEQPTYMGPRVPAQSVPHEDDDGGSYPAQPTFPGPPAPRRWNWIWMLLGALVIAFIAAATTAVFMKGSRAEKQSTSAPPPGITVTSTPSGSATGPSGAATPSGPPSTSAPATTNAPTADPRKDPIGYLESMRGQIDGYIAQGPVVMDPNAGRDMQNALADMENAVTVAKQHDMKGRSLKDLQDKTDNLASRLNADHSGELVNDVTASVLAGEINAFSNALGGSH; encoded by the coding sequence CTGGGGTCCGGCAGCAGTGCGGTCGTCTGGGAGGCGCAGGACTCGAGCCTGGACCGGTTCGTCGCCGTGAAGCTCCTGCACGGCGGCGCGGCGGCGAACCCGGCGGGCCGTGAGCAGCTGCGGCGGGAGGCCCTGGCGCTGGCGCGGCTGTCGCATCCGCGCGTGACCACGGTCTTCGACTACATCGAGTGGCAGGACGGCGCCGGGGACTTCCAGCCGGTGCTGGTCACCGAGCTGCTGGCCGGGCTGAACCTGGAGGACCGGCTGGAGCAGGGCCCGCTGCTGGAGAACGACGCCCGGCTGGCGTGCGCGCAGCTGGCCAGTGCCCTGGAAGCGGTGCACCAGGTCGGGATCATCCACCGCGACCTGAAGCCCGGCAACGTCATGCTGATGTCCGACGGGGTCAAGCTCCTGGACTTCGGCATCGCGCAGGCCTCCTCCGACACCGACGCGCGCACCGGACTGGTGGTCGGGACGCCCGCGTGCATGGCGCCGGAGCAGCTGACCGGACGCGGCGCGCTGCCGGCCTCCGACGTCTACGCGCTCGGCTGCATCCTCTACTGGTGTGTCACCGGTCGCGCGCCGTTCGAGGGCGCGACGGTCGACGACGTGGTCAAGGCCCACCTGCACAAGCTTCCGCCGCCGCTGCCGACGGCCGGACTGCCGCCGCAGATAGCCGGGATCTACCGGCAGTGCATGGCGAAGGACCCCGCCGAGCGGCCCGCCGCGGCGACCGTGGCGGCGGTCCTGGAGCTGCGCGGCGCTCCGGCCGACCTCCCCGGCGTCGCGCGGCCGCCGGCGAACCGGACGGTGGTGATGCAGCCGTACGAGGCCGCTTCGCCGCCCTCCTATCTGGCCGCGCAGGAGCAGCCCACGTATATGGGCCCGCGCGTTCCCGCGCAGAGCGTCCCTCATGAGGACGACGACGGCGGGTCCTACCCGGCGCAGCCCACGTTCCCGGGCCCGCCGGCGCCGCGCCGCTGGAACTGGATCTGGATGCTGCTCGGGGCACTGGTCATCGCCTTCATCGCGGCGGCCACCACCGCGGTCTTCATGAAGGGCTCGCGGGCTGAGAAGCAGAGCACGTCCGCGCCTCCGCCGGGGATCACCGTCACCTCGACGCCGAGCGGGTCCGCGACCGGGCCCTCCGGCGCGGCGACGCCGAGCGGTCCGCCGTCCACCAGTGCGCCGGCGACCACGAACGCGCCGACTGCCGACCCGCGCAAGGACCCGATCGGCTATCTGGAGAGCATGCGCGGGCAGATCGACGGCTACATCGCGCAGGGTCCGGTCGTGATGGACCCCAACGCCGGGCGCGACATGCAGAACGCGCTGGCCGACATGGAGAACGCGGTGACGGTGGCCAAGCAGCACGACATGAAGGGCCGCTCCCTGAAGGACCTGCAGGACAAGACCGACAATCTCGCCTCGAGGCTCAACGCCGACCACAGTGGCGAGCTCGTCAACGATGTCACCGCCTCAGTGCTGGCCGGGGAGATCAACGCCTTCTCCAACGCGCTGGGCGGCAGCCACTGA
- a CDS encoding DUF5919 domain-containing protein, translated as MPKDIPQEFPSPENGFAPARREADREGERDRDRERDPADTPRGRHGWLTRLRKGRMSGVVAWSSSVVLATVAIAITMAWVHPDKGQWKEFFRGVTGDVAGALLVAFFLSPVFLAIRAFANEKFGNIAEYAPMAGYERFPYLKFIERLERCDDLVRIMDTSSNVLDVTTAEADEAEERRRCVAALRNVLAADNEVRVEILLLDPTSDAARQRSTDLRGEGIDVSVGVERNLALLNRIRNDLPEGARSKLLVKLYNATPACAYYRVDDRASIAFYSLRTASEQGAHVDVALKEKLGKIVNDHFRDIREDTDTVEMVEYLYGTLSVGRRTEHVAWVEYDGVVFLGLATPRENPVAWTVAPRVGGGEVLQLAAYKHEPAEFRAMRLIPWVECGPIGSRMEEKYGVGFQVLFEVAPVGAMPPGFLPSQVAQNGDRPTGTEAGSRLPVAEV; from the coding sequence ATGCCCAAGGACATCCCTCAAGAGTTCCCCAGTCCGGAGAACGGCTTCGCTCCGGCGCGCCGTGAGGCGGACCGGGAAGGCGAGCGCGACCGCGACCGGGAGCGCGATCCCGCCGACACCCCGCGCGGGCGGCACGGCTGGCTGACCCGGCTGCGCAAGGGGCGGATGAGCGGCGTGGTCGCGTGGAGTTCGTCGGTGGTGCTGGCGACCGTGGCGATCGCGATCACGATGGCCTGGGTGCATCCGGACAAGGGACAGTGGAAGGAATTCTTCCGCGGGGTCACCGGCGATGTGGCCGGGGCGCTGCTGGTGGCGTTCTTCTTGTCCCCGGTGTTCCTGGCGATCCGCGCTTTCGCCAACGAGAAGTTCGGCAACATCGCCGAATACGCGCCGATGGCCGGCTACGAACGCTTCCCCTATCTGAAGTTCATAGAGCGGCTGGAACGCTGCGACGACCTGGTGCGGATCATGGACACCTCCAGCAACGTCCTGGACGTCACCACCGCCGAGGCCGACGAGGCGGAGGAGCGGCGGCGCTGCGTCGCCGCGCTGCGGAACGTGCTGGCCGCGGACAACGAGGTGCGGGTCGAGATCCTGCTGCTGGATCCGACCTCTGACGCGGCGCGCCAGCGCAGCACGGACCTGCGGGGGGAGGGGATCGACGTCTCCGTCGGGGTCGAACGGAATCTGGCACTGCTGAACCGGATCCGGAACGACCTGCCGGAAGGAGCGCGGAGCAAGCTGTTGGTGAAGCTCTACAACGCGACCCCGGCCTGCGCCTACTACAGGGTGGACGACAGGGCGTCCATCGCCTTCTACTCGCTGCGGACCGCCTCGGAGCAGGGCGCTCATGTGGACGTGGCGCTGAAGGAGAAGCTGGGCAAGATCGTGAACGACCACTTCCGGGACATCCGGGAGGACACCGACACGGTCGAGATGGTCGAGTACCTCTACGGGACTCTCTCCGTCGGGCGGCGCACCGAACACGTCGCCTGGGTCGAGTACGACGGAGTGGTGTTCCTCGGGCTGGCCACGCCCCGGGAGAACCCGGTCGCGTGGACCGTCGCGCCGCGGGTCGGCGGCGGCGAGGTGCTGCAGTTGGCGGCGTACAAGCACGAGCCCGCGGAGTTCCGCGCCATGCGGTTGATCCCGTGGGTGGAGTGCGGGCCGATCGGATCGCGCATGGAGGAGAAGTACGGGGTCGGCTTCCAGGTGCTGTTCGAGGTGGCGCCGGTCGGCGCGATGCCGCCGGGCTTCCTTCCCAGCCAGGTGGCGCAGAACGGCGACCGGCCGACCGGGACGGAGGCCGGATCGCGGTTGCCGGTCGCTGAGGTCTGA
- a CDS encoding proline--tRNA ligase codes for MIWRMSSLFLRTLREDPADAEVPSHKLLVRGGYVRRVAPGIYSWLPLGKQVLENVTRVVREEMDRMGGQEVQFPALLPREYYEATGRWTEYGDNLFRLQDRRGNDYLLGPTHEEMFTDMVKSEVSSYKDLPVTLYQIQTKYRDEARPRAGILRGREFLMKDSYSFDLDDDGLKHSYAEHRDTYIRIFDRLGIKYKIVSAVSGAMGGSASEEFLATAPTGEDTYVACHNCGYAANVEAVETAVAAPQDAAAQPALRVLDTPDTPTIDSLVTVVSALGIEITAKDTLKNVVVKVRYPGVKEPKVLIVGLPGDREVDLKRLEAAVAPGEVEMFEAEDFAKHPKLVRGYIGPVGLKEAGYEYLVDPRVAVGSAWVTGANEAGKHVAYAVAGRDFDIEGTVEAAEVRAGDVCPRCAHELSIDRGIEIGHIFQLGRKYADAAKLDVLGKDGKPVRVTMGSYGVGVSRAVAVLAEQLHDELGLVWPREVAPADVHIVAAGKDPAIYETANRYAEELGARGVRVLYDDRVGSVSPGVKFKDAELIGVPTIVVVGRNLADGVVEVRDRQTGEKAEVAVPDLVEHVYALARG; via the coding sequence GTGATCTGGCGTATGTCGTCGCTGTTCCTGCGAACCCTGCGCGAGGACCCGGCGGACGCCGAGGTCCCGAGCCACAAGCTCTTGGTCCGTGGTGGATACGTCCGCCGGGTCGCTCCGGGCATCTACTCCTGGCTGCCCTTGGGCAAGCAGGTGCTGGAGAACGTCACCCGCGTCGTCCGCGAGGAGATGGACCGCATGGGCGGGCAGGAGGTCCAGTTCCCCGCGCTGCTGCCCCGCGAGTACTACGAGGCGACCGGCCGCTGGACCGAGTACGGCGACAACCTCTTCCGCCTCCAGGACCGCCGCGGCAACGACTACCTCCTCGGCCCGACGCACGAGGAGATGTTCACCGACATGGTCAAGAGCGAGGTGTCGTCCTACAAGGACCTGCCGGTCACGCTCTACCAGATCCAGACCAAGTACCGCGACGAGGCGCGTCCGCGCGCCGGCATCCTGCGCGGCCGGGAGTTCCTGATGAAGGACTCGTACTCCTTCGACCTGGACGACGACGGCCTGAAGCACTCCTACGCCGAGCACCGCGACACCTACATCCGGATCTTCGACCGCCTCGGCATCAAGTACAAGATCGTCTCGGCGGTGTCCGGCGCGATGGGCGGCTCGGCCTCCGAGGAGTTCCTCGCCACCGCGCCGACCGGCGAGGACACCTACGTCGCGTGCCACAACTGCGGCTACGCGGCCAACGTCGAGGCCGTCGAGACCGCCGTCGCCGCGCCGCAGGACGCCGCCGCGCAGCCCGCGCTGCGCGTCCTGGACACTCCCGACACCCCGACCATCGACTCCCTGGTCACCGTGGTGAGCGCCTTGGGCATCGAGATCACGGCGAAGGACACGCTGAAGAACGTCGTGGTCAAGGTCCGCTACCCCGGCGTGAAGGAGCCCAAGGTCCTGATCGTCGGGCTGCCCGGCGACCGCGAGGTGGACCTCAAGCGCCTGGAGGCCGCGGTGGCGCCCGGCGAGGTCGAGATGTTCGAGGCGGAGGACTTCGCCAAGCACCCCAAGCTGGTCCGCGGGTACATCGGCCCGGTCGGGCTGAAGGAGGCCGGGTACGAGTACCTGGTCGACCCGCGCGTGGCCGTCGGCAGCGCCTGGGTGACCGGCGCCAACGAGGCCGGCAAGCACGTCGCCTACGCGGTGGCCGGCCGGGACTTCGACATCGAGGGCACCGTCGAGGCCGCCGAGGTGCGCGCCGGCGACGTCTGCCCGCGCTGCGCCCACGAGCTGTCCATCGACCGCGGCATCGAGATCGGCCACATCTTCCAGCTCGGCCGCAAGTACGCCGACGCCGCCAAGCTCGACGTCCTGGGCAAGGACGGCAAGCCGGTCCGGGTCACCATGGGCAGCTACGGCGTCGGCGTCTCGCGCGCCGTCGCGGTCCTGGCCGAGCAGCTGCACGACGAGCTCGGCCTGGTCTGGCCGCGCGAGGTGGCGCCCGCCGATGTGCACATCGTGGCCGCCGGCAAGGACCCGGCGATCTACGAGACCGCGAACCGCTACGCCGAGGAGCTCGGCGCGCGCGGCGTGCGGGTCCTGTACGACGACCGCGTGGGCAGCGTCTCGCCCGGCGTGAAGTTCAAGGACGCCGAGCTGATCGGCGTCCCGACCATCGTCGTGGTCGGCAGGAACCTCGCCGACGGCGTCGTGGAGGTCCGCGACCGGCAGACCGGCGAGAAGGCCGAAGTCGCGGTGCCGGACCTGGTGGAGCACGTGTACGCGCTGGCGCGCGGCTGA
- a CDS encoding ferritin-like domain-containing protein, whose translation MSALQTALGNEHAAVYGYGVLAVHLVGAQQNAARNAYDTHRARRDILIGLIEAQGDKPVAAAPAYAIPFPVNSAADALRLAAQLEERLGASYADVVQSSSGDTRRTGLEWLTDAAVRAVRWRGTSVAFPGLPERD comes from the coding sequence GTGAGCGCGCTGCAGACCGCTCTGGGCAACGAGCACGCGGCGGTGTACGGATACGGAGTCCTGGCCGTCCACCTCGTCGGCGCCCAACAGAACGCCGCGCGGAACGCCTACGACACCCATCGGGCACGCCGCGACATCCTCATAGGGCTGATCGAGGCGCAGGGCGACAAGCCGGTCGCCGCGGCGCCCGCTTATGCGATTCCGTTCCCGGTGAACTCCGCGGCGGACGCTCTGCGGTTGGCGGCGCAGTTGGAGGAACGGCTCGGCGCCTCGTATGCGGACGTCGTCCAGTCCTCGTCCGGAGACACCCGTCGCACGGGACTGGAATGGCTGACGGACGCCGCCGTCCGCGCGGTGCGGTGGCGCGGAACCTCGGTGGCGTTCCCGGGTCTGCCCGAGCGGGACTGA
- the nusA gene encoding transcription termination factor NusA, with protein sequence MDIPTSALRDLEKDRGIPFEKLVEDIEAALLIAYKRTDGAKTRARVQVDRSSGHVTVWAVEDIEDGSTREYDDTPSEFGRIASTTAKQVILQRLRDHEDEQTFGEFSGRKGDLITGVVQQGRDPRAVLVNIGKIEGTLPAAEQVPGEEYRHGERLKCYVVDVRRGQRGPQVTLSRTHPDLVRKLFALEVPEIAEGAVEITAIAREAGHRTKIAVRSHRAGVNAKGACIGPMGARVRNVMAELHGEKIDIVDWSEDPAEMVGNALSPARVSKVQVVDLDQRSARVIVPDFQLSLAIGKEGQNARLAARLTGWRIDIRSDAEPISE encoded by the coding sequence ATGGACATCCCCACGAGTGCATTGCGCGACCTGGAGAAGGACCGCGGGATCCCCTTCGAGAAGCTGGTCGAGGACATCGAGGCGGCGCTGCTGATCGCCTACAAGCGCACCGACGGCGCGAAGACCCGGGCCCGGGTCCAGGTCGACCGGAGCAGCGGCCACGTCACCGTCTGGGCCGTGGAGGACATCGAGGACGGCAGCACCCGGGAGTACGACGACACCCCGAGCGAGTTCGGCCGTATCGCCTCCACCACCGCCAAGCAAGTGATCCTGCAGCGGCTGCGGGACCACGAGGACGAGCAGACCTTCGGGGAGTTCTCCGGCCGCAAGGGCGACCTGATCACCGGCGTGGTGCAGCAGGGCCGCGACCCGCGCGCGGTGCTGGTGAACATCGGCAAGATCGAGGGCACGCTCCCGGCCGCCGAGCAGGTCCCCGGCGAGGAGTACCGGCACGGCGAGCGCCTGAAGTGCTACGTCGTTGACGTCCGGCGCGGCCAGCGCGGTCCCCAGGTGACCCTCTCGCGCACCCACCCGGACCTGGTGCGCAAGCTCTTCGCGCTGGAGGTCCCGGAGATCGCCGAGGGCGCGGTGGAGATCACCGCGATCGCCCGCGAGGCCGGCCACCGCACCAAGATCGCGGTCCGCTCGCACCGCGCCGGCGTCAACGCCAAGGGCGCCTGCATCGGCCCGATGGGCGCGCGGGTCCGCAACGTGATGGCCGAACTGCACGGCGAGAAGATCGACATCGTCGACTGGTCCGAGGACCCGGCCGAGATGGTCGGCAACGCGCTGTCCCCGGCGCGCGTGTCGAAGGTCCAGGTCGTGGACCTGGACCAGCGCAGCGCCCGGGTCATCGTCCCGGACTTCCAGCTGTCGCTGGCCATCGGCAAGGAAGGCCAGAACGCGCGGCTGGCCGCGCGGCTGACCGGCTGGCGTATCGACATCCGCTCGGACGCGGAGCCGATCTCGGAGTAG
- a CDS encoding methylated-DNA--[protein]-cysteine S-methyltransferase — MSTLSYTTIPTPAGPFTVLADADDTVHAAGFTDDPAFLAGMLSAPVPEEGAHEPVAERVAAYFGGDLAALDDVAIAYRATGPFRTAAWDAMRAVKAGDTISYTELAATAGNPAAVRAAGSACASNAIALFVPCHRIVRSDGSSKNFLYGLECKATLLAHERQHAGV, encoded by the coding sequence GTGAGCACCCTGAGTTACACCACCATCCCGACGCCGGCCGGTCCGTTCACCGTGCTCGCCGACGCCGATGACACCGTCCACGCCGCCGGCTTCACCGACGATCCGGCCTTCCTCGCCGGCATGCTGAGCGCGCCGGTCCCCGAGGAGGGCGCGCACGAGCCGGTGGCGGAGCGGGTCGCGGCGTACTTCGGCGGCGATCTGGCCGCGCTCGACGACGTGGCCATCGCCTACCGCGCGACCGGGCCGTTCCGGACCGCGGCGTGGGACGCGATGCGCGCGGTCAAGGCCGGCGACACCATCAGCTACACCGAGCTCGCGGCCACGGCGGGGAACCCCGCCGCGGTCCGGGCGGCGGGGTCGGCGTGCGCGTCGAACGCGATCGCGCTGTTCGTGCCCTGCCACCGCATCGTGCGCAGCGACGGCTCCAGCAAGAACTTCCTCTACGGCCTGGAGTGCAAGGCGACGCTGCTGGCGCACGAGAGGCAGCACGCAGGAGTCTGA
- the rimP gene encoding ribosome maturation factor RimP yields MSTPRTGGPADRLQALLEPVVAAAGYDLESVRVSQVARRRRVEVVVDGDDGVSLDAVSDITRVVSDVLDAPEGVAVMGEQPYVLEVGSPGTDRPLTLPKHWRRAKGRLVRALLRNGGDVTGRVLDSDDEGVLLEVPGKKKGQTEERRLEYSEVAKARVEIEFNRKDAEPEDTADGEDTEDTEDFEELEDEDLEDEDIDEDEEG; encoded by the coding sequence ATGAGCACCCCCCGAACCGGAGGCCCGGCGGACCGGTTGCAAGCGCTGCTGGAGCCGGTTGTGGCCGCCGCCGGCTACGACCTGGAGTCGGTCCGCGTCTCGCAGGTGGCCCGCCGGCGCCGTGTCGAGGTCGTCGTGGACGGCGACGACGGCGTGTCGCTCGACGCGGTCTCCGACATCACCCGGGTGGTCTCCGACGTGCTCGACGCCCCGGAGGGCGTGGCGGTCATGGGCGAGCAGCCCTACGTGCTGGAGGTCGGCTCCCCGGGCACCGACCGGCCGCTGACCCTGCCCAAGCACTGGCGCCGCGCCAAGGGACGGCTGGTGCGCGCCCTGCTGCGCAACGGCGGCGACGTCACCGGCCGTGTCCTGGACAGCGACGACGAGGGCGTGCTGCTCGAGGTCCCCGGCAAGAAGAAGGGGCAGACCGAGGAGCGCCGGCTGGAGTACTCCGAGGTCGCCAAGGCGCGCGTGGAGATCGAGTTCAACCGCAAGGACGCAGAGCCCGAGGACACTGCGGACGGCGAGGACACCGAAGACACCGAGGACTTCGAAGAGCTCGAGGACGAAGACCTCGAAGACGAGGACATCGACGAGGACGAGGAGGGCTGA
- a CDS encoding GlcG/HbpS family heme-binding protein, whose product MSTLNLETTARIVAAGREAATGIGVAMSIAIVDPAGNLVEFQRMDGAWLGSVDIAQRKARTSALFPMPSSVLGEMSQPGGPIYGIETSNGGLVSFGGGFPLAAADGTVIGAVGVSGGLVEQDVAVAEAVVKAV is encoded by the coding sequence ATGAGCACACTGAACCTCGAAACCACTGCCCGCATCGTCGCCGCCGGCCGGGAGGCCGCCACCGGGATCGGCGTCGCCATGAGCATCGCGATCGTCGACCCCGCCGGGAACCTCGTGGAGTTCCAGCGCATGGACGGCGCTTGGCTGGGCTCCGTCGACATCGCGCAGCGCAAGGCGCGCACCTCCGCCCTGTTCCCGATGCCGAGTTCCGTCCTCGGCGAGATGTCCCAGCCCGGCGGCCCTATCTACGGGATCGAAACCAGCAACGGCGGCCTGGTCTCCTTCGGCGGCGGCTTCCCGCTGGCCGCCGCCGACGGCACCGTGATCGGCGCGGTCGGCGTCTCCGGCGGCCTGGTGGAGCAGGACGTCGCCGTCGCCGAGGCGGTCGTCAAGGCGGTCTGA
- a CDS encoding dihydrofolate reductase family protein: MSKVVMADAVSLDGFFATEDDQVDPLHDFYFKGDTPIDAGNRHTSFRASAASAKYLAQEWSQIGAMVIGRRLFDITNGWDGVPVAGDRVFVVTHSVPTDWEFIDTAPYTFVTDGVASAIAQAKEVAGPDRVVSLNGGDVGGQAFEAGLVDELDVALVPVVFGSGKRFFGGFTGKVLLDDPTAVVQGDRVTHLHYKVRKG; the protein is encoded by the coding sequence ATGAGCAAGGTGGTCATGGCGGACGCGGTGTCTCTCGACGGCTTCTTCGCCACCGAGGACGACCAGGTCGATCCGCTGCACGACTTCTACTTCAAGGGCGACACCCCGATCGACGCGGGCAACCGGCACACGTCGTTCCGGGCCTCGGCCGCCTCGGCGAAGTACCTCGCCCAGGAGTGGTCGCAGATCGGCGCGATGGTCATCGGGCGCCGGCTGTTCGACATCACCAACGGCTGGGACGGCGTCCCGGTCGCCGGGGACCGGGTCTTCGTGGTGACGCACAGCGTTCCCACGGACTGGGAGTTCATCGACACCGCCCCCTACACCTTCGTGACCGACGGCGTGGCGAGCGCGATCGCGCAGGCGAAGGAGGTCGCCGGACCGGACCGGGTCGTGTCGCTCAACGGCGGCGACGTCGGCGGGCAGGCGTTCGAGGCCGGCCTGGTGGACGAGTTGGACGTCGCGCTGGTGCCGGTGGTGTTCGGCTCAGGGAAGCGCTTCTTCGGCGGCTTCACCGGAAAGGTGCTGCTCGACGATCCGACGGCGGTCGTCCAAGGCGACCGGGTCACGCACCTGCACTACAAAGTCCGCAAGGGCTGA
- a CDS encoding helix-turn-helix transcriptional regulator has translation MSELGDFLKSKRSAVAPESVGLPPVGNPRRVSGLRREEVAQLAAMSVDHYTRLEQGRVTTASDSVLNGIAAALRLTEAERSYVRILAQPPARSRAESPSGAEAVSPLVRDLLGAMKDTPVLVIDPRGDIVAWNDLAVALYFDFAEMAPAERNMIRMLFLEPRVRGMHRNWEEVAAASVARMRMSVGLTPGDRRMAELVSELLERDADFRRWWGGHEVLATDSFRKSFDHPVVGRLLLDWQALTVAADPDLTLIVFTAPPGTATADSLRMLASWAAG, from the coding sequence GTGAGCGAGCTGGGAGATTTTCTGAAGTCGAAGCGGTCGGCGGTCGCGCCGGAGTCCGTCGGGCTGCCCCCTGTGGGCAATCCGCGGCGGGTCAGCGGTCTGCGCCGCGAGGAGGTCGCGCAGCTCGCGGCGATGAGCGTGGACCACTACACGCGCCTGGAGCAGGGCCGGGTCACCACGGCGTCCGACAGCGTGCTGAACGGGATCGCCGCCGCGCTGCGGCTGACCGAGGCCGAGCGCTCCTACGTGCGGATTCTGGCGCAGCCGCCGGCGCGCTCCCGGGCTGAGTCCCCTTCCGGCGCGGAGGCGGTGAGCCCGCTGGTCCGCGATCTGCTCGGCGCCATGAAGGACACCCCGGTGCTGGTCATCGATCCGCGCGGGGACATCGTGGCCTGGAACGACCTCGCGGTCGCGCTGTACTTCGACTTCGCGGAGATGGCGCCCGCGGAGCGGAACATGATCCGGATGCTGTTCCTGGAGCCGCGGGTCCGGGGGATGCACCGCAACTGGGAAGAGGTCGCCGCGGCCAGCGTGGCGCGGATGCGGATGAGCGTCGGCTTGACGCCGGGGGACCGGCGGATGGCCGAGCTGGTCAGCGAGCTGCTGGAGCGGGACGCCGACTTCCGGCGCTGGTGGGGCGGGCACGAGGTGCTCGCCACCGACTCCTTCCGCAAGAGCTTCGACCATCCCGTGGTCGGCCGCCTGCTGCTGGACTGGCAGGCGCTGACGGTCGCGGCCGACCCGGACCTGACGCTGATCGTGTTCACCGCGCCGCCGGGGACCGCGACCGCGGATTCGTTGCGGATGCTCGCTTCGTGGGCCGCCGGCTGA
- a CDS encoding DNA-3-methyladenine glycosylase 2 family protein, whose product MPETALLDDFDTYYRAVASRDTRFDGRFFTGVTTTGVYCRPICPARTPKPENVRFFRVAAAAEAAGFRTCRRCRPDKVPGSPDWNIRADLAGRALRLIADGAADQQDGVAALARTLAVSERHLHRVLVAELGVGPLTLARSRRAQTARLLLESTALPVSDVAFAAGYGSIRQFNDSVREAFGATPSEIRVRFGSGAAAAELAGSAVEGDGALTLRLTYRTPFDFAALLGWFGDRAIPGVDEVVGTGRDLVYRRALRLPHGTGQVELRDDKGVVHARLVVDDLRDVAVAVRRCRDLLDLDADPAQVDAVLAGDPALAPLVAARPGLRVPGAVDGFEIAVRAVLGQQISVAAARTMTARLVQRFSAVELAAEAALVPNAALPAVSPAVSGSPTATSALAAASGATRDPDKDSDPEAAPASHFVDKKADLLPFPRPETLAAGDYEGLGLTRRTVATLRALATAVASGDLALDRGVDRTEARAKLLAVPGIGPWTADYVALRVFGDPDAFPVGDLIVRRQAERLGLPGAEKALLAHAESWRPWRAYAALHLWASSGDPVIEATEGTEQ is encoded by the coding sequence ATGCCCGAGACAGCGCTTCTGGACGACTTCGATACGTACTACCGGGCGGTGGCCAGCCGTGACACGCGGTTCGACGGCCGTTTCTTCACCGGCGTGACCACGACCGGCGTCTACTGCCGGCCGATCTGCCCGGCCCGCACGCCCAAGCCGGAGAACGTGCGCTTCTTCCGGGTCGCCGCGGCCGCCGAGGCCGCCGGCTTCCGGACCTGCCGCCGCTGCCGCCCGGACAAGGTCCCGGGCTCGCCGGACTGGAACATCCGCGCCGACCTGGCCGGGCGCGCGCTGCGCCTGATCGCCGACGGAGCGGCCGACCAGCAGGACGGCGTCGCCGCGCTGGCCCGCACCCTGGCGGTGAGCGAACGGCACCTGCACCGGGTCCTGGTCGCCGAACTCGGCGTCGGACCGCTGACCCTGGCCCGCTCCCGCCGCGCCCAGACCGCGCGCCTGCTCCTGGAGTCGACGGCGCTGCCGGTCTCGGACGTCGCCTTCGCCGCCGGCTACGGCTCGATCCGCCAGTTCAACGACTCGGTCCGCGAAGCCTTCGGCGCCACCCCGAGCGAGATCCGCGTCCGCTTCGGCAGCGGAGCGGCAGCCGCCGAGCTCGCCGGCAGCGCGGTGGAAGGAGACGGCGCGCTGACCCTGCGGTTGACGTACCGGACCCCGTTCGACTTCGCAGCACTGCTCGGCTGGTTCGGCGACCGCGCGATCCCCGGCGTCGACGAGGTCGTCGGCACCGGCCGCGACCTGGTCTACCGCCGCGCACTCCGCCTCCCCCACGGCACCGGCCAGGTGGAACTGCGCGACGACAAGGGCGTGGTCCACGCCCGCCTGGTGGTCGACGACCTGCGCGACGTGGCCGTAGCCGTCCGCCGCTGCCGCGACCTCCTCGACCTCGACGCCGACCCGGCGCAGGTCGACGCAGTCCTGGCCGGCGACCCGGCACTGGCGCCCCTGGTCGCCGCCCGACCCGGGCTGCGCGTGCCCGGTGCGGTGGACGGCTTCGAGATCGCGGTGCGCGCCGTGCTCGGACAGCAGATCAGCGTCGCTGCCGCACGCACCATGACCGCACGCCTGGTCCAGCGCTTCAGCGCCGTCGAGCTGGCGGCGGAAGCGGCACTGGTGCCGAACGCGGCCCTTCCAGCGGTGTCCCCTGCGGTCAGCGGCTCGCCGACAGCTACGTCGGCGCTGGCAGCAGCGTCTGGTGCGACGCGCGACCCGGATAAGGACTCGGACCCGGAAGCCGCCCCGGCAAGTCACTTTGTCGACAAGAAAGCGGACCTCCTCCCCTTCCCGCGCCCCGAGACCCTGGCCGCCGGCGACTACGAAGGACTCGGTCTCACCCGCCGCACCGTGGCGACCCTGCGCGCGCTGGCCACCGCCGTCGCGAGTGGCGACCTCGCCCTGGACCGCGGCGTCGACCGGACCGAGGCGCGGGCGAAGCTGCTGGCCGTGCCCGGTATCGGTCCGTGGACCGCCGACTATGTCGCGCTGCGCGTGTTCGGCGACCCCGATGCCTTCCCCGTCGGCGACCTGATCGTGCGCCGCCAGGCCGAACGCCTGGGGCTGCCGGGCGCCGAGAAGGCCCTGCTGGCCCACGCCGAGAGCTGGCGTCCCTGGCGCGCCTATGCCGCGCTGCACTTGTGGGCCAGTTCCGGCGACCCCGTCATCGAAGCAACCGAAGGAACCGAACAGTGA